ACGCTTCAGCGCACAAACCAACTCGGCTAGACCTGCTCTGATGACCTCAATCCTCTATCTTATCTCTACAGAACGCTCTCTACCCTCACTATAAAACCCCCCAAGAGGATCAACTGGCGGGGGACGGGAACGAACTACGAGTGTACCGATCCTCTCGAATTGCCCGGACTCGCCAACTGCTCTTAGCACCAGGGAAACCAAGTGGTCCGTCGGCCCTTCTTGAACCACACTCATTCGAATACACAGGGCCTCTGTTCCTGGAAGGACTTGGTGAGGACCTTCGTGATCCAGCTGATAATCGGCGTGCATCATTAACCGCAAGGTCGGTGAGAACCTGACATAGTAAGAGCCAGATCCCCATTTCGTTTCCTCCCCGACATCGCGTTCGATTATACCCTCCGCAGCGAGACCCGTTACCTTGATCGTCCCTCCATTCAAGTGTCCAAACTCATCGACACCGGCTGCGTCGACATTCCAACCCTCGACCCTGCTGAGGTGTTGCCAAGGCGGTCGGTCCTCATCCGTCACCGTCTCGTCCGGGTTCCAGAATACGATGCTGTCCCAGTAAAAGACGTGTGCCTCAACGCTTGCCCAAGACCACGTCGGCGCCGCCAGGGGGTCATAcctcggcttcttctccccttCGAGCTCGAGAACAGTCCAAATGAGGTCGTCGTTCAGAGTATTCCCCCACAAGCCTGCGACATATTCTTGCTTCCGGGAAGCCGCCATCTTCTTAGCCAAGCCTCCAATCGCAGGCAGTCTGTCTGAAGGCTTGGTGATTCCGAGGGAGGTGTATTCGTTGACCATGGTGCGCCATATGCGAGCCATGTAGTAGGCGGCGTATTCGTGCCACTCTACCCCGGGTGCGGTTGTGAAGAGTGCTTCAGCGTACAGGAGCTTCATGAGACCTGACGGAGCAATAGAGGAACCATCATGGGCAATGCCCCCACACTCGCACTGCATAGCCGAAAGACATTCGAAGAAGAGTTCTTGGGGACCAAAGTGTATCACCCGCGGTGATAGCAAGCGCTCTTGATAGACCCAGGCCCTTGTCAGGAGTGGGTGTCGAGCTATGGTCCCATGACCTATCAGACCAACATCGGCGCCGGACCGGTCAGGTTCCGGAACGGGATCGAGGTGATGGTCGATCCGCTCTCGAAAGAAGAGACGGTactcttctccctctggaGTCTCCCCAGACACTTCAAAGTCGGGCGTGTCTGTGTAGAGGCCACCTCTGCCGTCTGGAGAATGTGTAGCCGCGATGGTCAAGAACGCTTTGGAATAGATGGACGACATCTTTGCTGACTCAATCTCCCAACCTGTTCGACTGTCCTGGATGATGCACAAAGAGTCAATCCAGATGTAGTGAAGTCCTAGCTGTCTTGTCAAGAGTATCGCGTCTCTAAAGGTATTGGACAAATCTTGCATATCGATTCTTCTTTGCCGCTGTTGCAAGGTGTTCTGAGTTGTCGTTATGATCTGTGTTGATCCCCAACAGTGACTGAGACAGATGTATTTGGCCGATTCACCATGTGTCTCTACGACACGGATGACTCCATCTGCGTCACCAACGTCAACGATCCGCTTAGGGAGTCCGGGGTCCTCTGGCTCGATGCAGTCTACATGTTCGCTATCGTCTTCGCAGAGCTGTATCCAAGACTTGATAATTTCGATTGCGTCAGATGAGTCTGTCCTGGACGATGTACGTTGGGAGACTGGCATGGATTCCCATGCATCAGGAACTGGACAGTCATCTAGATTATGAGTCAGCCTAGCTATCAGATCCCATTATGAATTACTCACCTTCTTCGGTAGCAAAGAGCTCAATATCAAAAAAAGTGCCGTCTTGCATCAGAAAGCTGACGACCTTGTCCACCTCAgcatcttcgtcctcgtaGTTCGGGTAGAAGAACCTAATGCTGAAACTCTCGATCTGTTCCTCATCGACTCCATGTTGCGTAAAGCACCCTCGACAACCGGTAACTAGGATCTCGCAGGAGTGACATATCTTTGCCGAGGTTTGCAAGGCTTGCCAAGAGAGATCTCGCGGTACGTGCTTTCGGCTTATGCCCACTGGAGCGTCCTCTTCAGGGCGTAGCTTGCCCACTCCTATGAAGTTGTTGCATATGCTGCACGACATTGAGAACGGGTAGCGAGTTATGTAGTGTGTCAGGTGAATCGCCGTTGTGTAGCCTCAAAGCAAGCAGGGAAGTTTTCGTCTGACGCTCTGCGCTAATTAATGACAATGAACTCGACTATCAGATATCCTTGCAGCACAGCTGACACATGACTGGAGTTTCTCCACGCATCAGTGAAGGCGTCAGCTTGTTCCACGAACCACTCTGTTCGAGCTATCTACCTCAAGTAAAGAGAACTAGGAATGCCAGACTGCAAGTCCTGCTACTCGAGTGAATTTAGAAGCCATAAGGGATCACTTTGTCTTTTTCATTGTAATTAAACTTTTCGTCGAACTACTATTGTTTTCAAAATGGGCACCCGTCTTGACGGGAGTTTGAGTTTGCAAGATAGACCTCGTTCCAACATACACCCTTTCAACGTGACCGCCACGTATCCAGGGCACTTGTTGGTGTGACCAAGCGATATATAAATCTTGGTACAACTGATTGCTAATCTACATAATATTCGAATTTCTAATATTTTACATTATGGGTTCAGACAAATCCTTCGCTTTGCGACTCTTGGCTCCAATGGCCCAGAGAGCATTTTACTCTTGACAAAGTATTCAAGGTATCATGTGAGCAGATTATTGGCCATTGCTTGCTGCCTGCTAAGATAGAGCCTGGAAACCAAAACATTGTGATCCCTGCTGTTCGCAAAAGTGTGCGGAGTTACATAACGTTATGCGGAGTTTGTATCCGTAATTGTTAGCCCATTTGTCATCCCCACTCTTCAGCTCAACGATAGTACGGGGATACATATATATACAATGATGGACTATAATTGATGAAATAGTAATTCAATCAGTCAATTTCATCTACATCTTTGGGAGGTATCCATCATGAACGTCACTGTAGTCGGCGCTTCTGGCGAGACTGGCCGCTCCATCATCGATGGGCTCTTGGGTTCATCTACCAACTTTGTAAGTACCGTCTATACCACTACAAGGCTGTCACTCACATATCAACTAATCCAGAACGTGACTGCGATTGTTCGGCCTGCCTCAATCAACAAACCCGCAGTCCAAAAAATCAAGAGCCGAGGTGTTTCCATCATTGCCCTCGAGCTTGTCAACACCCACGAAGAGCTTGTAAAGGCTCTGACAGGTCAGGATGTTGTCATTGTCGCCCTCGAGCCCTTCTCTATTGAACCTCACCTCGCACTGGCATCTGCCGCCAAAGACGCTGGAGTCAAGCGTTATGTCCCTAGCGCCTTTGGACCAAGCTGTCCTCCTACAGGAGTGATGATGATTCGAGAACTTGTACGTGAAGGCCGAGAGCTCTACTGTCTCATCTAACACACTGTGGAAAGAGCGTGTGATCAATCACATCAAGAAGATCTATCTGCCGTACACCGTCATCGACGTTGGCATGTGGTACCAGATCGCCATACCACGCCTACCTTCTGGCAAGATTGACTATGCTCTTACGTATTCGTCGGATCAGGTCGCCGATGAGGGTCAGAGAGCCTCGAGCATCACGGACTTGAGGGATATTGGCAAGTATGTGGAGCGGATCATTACGGATGAGAGGACTCTGAACCAGTATGTGTTTGCGTACAACGAGGTGTGGACTCAGAACCAGATCTGGAACCACCTTGAGAAGATCAGTGGTGAGAAGATTCCACGAAGCCCGGTAAGCCAGACCGTTACCCAAGTCTTGTTTAGCCATTATGCTGATTCAGCTTCAGGTATCGAGAGAAGAAATTGAAGCTACTATTGCTGCCGCTAAGACAAAGTACGATGGAGGAGACAAGTCGTACCAGGACCTTCTCGGCTTCGTCGTGCCCCAGTACTTTTACAGCGAGTGGCACAGAGAGGACAATATCCCAGAACGAGCCAAGTACCTGGGCTACCTCACCACAAAGGATCTGTATCCAGATTTCGAGTACACCAAGTTCGAGACATACTTGGACGAGTTGGTCAAGGGTTCAGGAGTCCCCGTGTACGCCAAGAATGATTAGATAAGCGAATTCCGgattgaggagaaggaaaagagatTGACGTCATCGTGACGTAACGGACTAGCCCCATCATGTCGTGATGGCACTAGATACCGAAACACAATTGATGGAAGAGAATTCTTACGCGATCACGAGGTTTGCGGCGCTCGCTACTTGGCGAGACCCGGACACTTGGACCCTTAATCTTCTCAGATCGTCCTCCCTTCTCGCTAGATCTCTGTGCAATGCAATGGCACCGTCGTCCCGTCCCTTGCTCCCATGGCCCGCGTCGGACAAGCCGAAGATTGGCAGCAGAATCCAGGGTCCACCCCTTTTCAAGCCCCCCAAGACTAGAACGGCATGTCATCACTGTCGGAAACGCAAGGTGAAGGTCAGTCGATCAGTCTATTGGTCCAAAAATGGTCTCCAGGGGGCTAGTTACGCATACCGTGccatggatgaggatgggatCGGATGGATGGGCGGGCATCGGGCTGGGCTGAGCTGACATTGACCTCTCATAGTGCGGCGGCCAACGTCCGACCTGCCGGGCCTGCATCCAGCGGGAGCTCAAGTGCGAGTATCCCGTAGAGAAGAGCGAGGTCATTGAGGCCAGCTCTGAGTCGAGGGATCTCGTCGCGCGTCTGCGCAGCCTGCCGTATGACCAAGCTCTGGAGCTCTTCCAGCAGTTACGTGAAGGGCAAGGATCTTCGTCTTCGGCTGCAGGAGAGGCAAGCACACCTGCGAGCAACCAAGGGTCAAGTATCCCGCCGTCCATGCCGAACATGAACATTATCAGGAGTTGTATGCCTGGGACCCCAAACTCGCTCGAGTTTGAGCTTGCTATCAGACATCCTATTGCGTACCCAACGTTATATCCCATACCTATTGGTTCCCTCCCATCTGAGCGGATGATCCGGCCAACCAGAACCATCCAGTCGCCGTCAACGTCTCCTTCAGTAGAGTCAGACGAGTCCCCTCGAAAAGATACCATCTCACATACTTCCAGTTTCTCCGTAGCACAGCCGCCGACACTACTGGTTCACAGCGGCCTTGGGCAACTCGACATCTCCTACTGGACGGATGTGCCCATTAGCAATGAGCTGGCTGCGCGGGTCATCTCTCTCTACCTCGAGATAGATTACCCAGTCTTGCCCCTATTTCATGCTGACCTCTTTGTCCAAGATCTCGTACAGCGACGGGGATATTTCTGCTCTCGCTTCCTTGTTTCCGCCCTTCTGGGTTGGGCTTGTGTAAGAAATCCCTCATACACTGCCCAAGTTTAGAAACGTGACCAATACCAACATGACACAGCAAGCGTACAGTGCCCTGAAGCCGGACATCTCCGTATATAGCGTCGAATTCTTttccgaggccgagggaTGCCTCGCAGCCATGCCGTCAGCCAACACGCTCACGGCTGTCTCGGCGCTGCAGTTACTCTGTATGACTGCTGTGACGCAAGGCAGGGACGACGTTGCTTTGAGATATCTTCAAGAAAGCGTCAAAGTTGGCAGGGCGATGGGCTTGTTCGGCGTCCAGCCTGGGAGGCCCTCGGCAAACAGCTGGCTGGACGGATACCACGATTGGCGCATCGCCGCGTCGTATACGGCATGGGGAGTATTCAACTGGGTCTCGTTCGTCACCCCTAGCCAAGCCGATAATCGCTAAAGCTGATGCATGAGAATACAGTGTTCACGGCCTTCACTACCAAAGAGCAGAAATCGAGATTCCTCCACAGCTCCCGATGCCGGGCGACGTCGAGTCGGGCCCAACTATGCAGGGGGACTACTCTGCCCAGCTTTGTCCTACAAAGGACACATTCAGGGCTTGCTGTCAGCTCTGGGTCATCTTTCATCAGGTACTCTGGTCATATTATGGCCAGAAGCAGACCGGGGTACCCTCACAACGTGTTCCGATCGAGTTCGCCGAAGGGATATATCGTCGATTATTAATGTGGGCAGACGACCTGCCTTTGGACCTCGTACGAAACGAATTGAGCAATCACGGGGTCATGATGATGCAGTATGTCTGACAATTACGTTCTCAGATTGCGGACGATAATCCTAACATACTGACCTTGGCATAGCATATACTTTCACGCCATCGTTACCGATATATTCAGGCCTCTTCTCGTTGAAGCCGACAGCAGCAAACCCCTCCGCCTAGGCTCGTTCACAGCGCCTCGGGCAACTCCAGAAGCCGCGTACTTAGCTTCCGTGAACCAGTTGAAGCGCCTACTACTCATGTATCGGCTCAACTTTAGGACAGCCATGTTCTCGGTGGTCTGGCAAACAGGCCTCATCTACGTTGCCAACGCTATGATGAGGGAGGTGAAGGCTGGTAGTAACGAATGGCGCTACTACCTCCACCTCTGCATGGCCGGGCTGGAGGACCTTTACGCCTCCTACAGGGTGTTTGGGTCTATTGCAAAGGCCATTCTAGGCATAGCGATTGAACACGGGGCCCTCAGATCCTCTGAAG
This region of Fusarium falciforme chromosome 5, complete sequence genomic DNA includes:
- a CDS encoding HET domain-containing protein, which encodes MSCSICNNFIGVGKLRPEEDAPVGISRKHVPRDLSWQALQTSAKICHSCEILVTGCRGCFTQHGVDEEQIESFSIRFFYPNYEDEDAEVDKVVSFLMQDGTFFDIELFATEEDDCPVPDAWESMPVSQRTSSRTDSSDAIEIIKSWIQLCEDDSEHVDCIEPEDPGLPKRIVDVGDADGVIRVVETHGESAKYICLSHCWGSTQIITTTQNTLQQRQRRIDMQDLSNTFRDAILLTRQLGLHYIWIDSLCIIQDSRTGWEIESAKMSSIYSKAFLTIAATHSPDGRGGLYTDTPDFEVSGETPEGEEYRLFFRERIDHHLDPVPEPDRSGADVGLIGHGTIARHPLLTRAWVYQERLLSPRVIHFGPQELFFECLSAMQCECGGIAHDGSSIAPSGLMKLLYAEALFTTAPGVEWHEYAAYYMARIWRTMVNEYTSLGITKPSDRLPAIGGLAKKMAASRKQEYVAGLWGNTLNDDLIWTVLELEGEKKPRYDPLAAPTWSWASVEAHVFYWDSIVFWNPDETVTDEDRPPWQHLSRVEGWNVDAAGVDEFGHLNGGTIKVTGLAAEGIIERDVGEETKWGSGSYYVRFSPTLRLMMHADYQLDHEGPHQVLPGTEALCIRMSVVQEGPTDHLVSLVLRAVGESGQFERIVTQTNLYETRKEKVMTMSNEGLMLPTPPNQIRALQEMILMNLRVVYPGSDMEVLLCMESPGVYYACVIHDPLRQNKVLFRGPKGPNLEIPLVGILREVMVLATTRYHL
- a CDS encoding Zn(2)-C6 fungal-type domain-containing protein, with the protein product MNVTVVGASGETGRSIIDGLLGSSTNFNVTAIVRPASINKPAVQKIKSRGVSIIALELVNTHEELVKALTGQDVVIVALEPFSIEPHLALASAAKDAGVKRYVPSAFGPSCPPTGVMMIRELRVINHIKKIYLPYTVIDVGMWYQIAIPRLPSGKIDYALTYSSDQVADEGQRASSITDLRDIGKYVERIITDERTLNQYVFAYNEVWTQNQIWNHLEKISGEKIPRSPVSREEIEATIAAAKTKYDGGDKSYQDLLGFVVPQYFYSEWHREDNIPERAKYLGYLTTKDLYPDFEYTKFETYLDELVKGSGVPVSSSLLARSLCNAMAPSSRPLLPWPASDKPKIGSRIQGPPLFKPPKTRTACHHCRKRKVKCGGQRPTCRACIQRELKCEYPVEKSEVIEASSESRDLVARLRSLPYDQALELFQQLREGQGSSSSAAGEASTPASNQGSSIPPSMPNMNIIRSCMPGTPNSLEFELAIRHPIAYPTLYPIPIGSLPSERMIRPTRTIQSPSTSPSVESDESPRKDTISHTSSFSVAQPPTLLVHSGLGQLDISYWTDVPISNELAARVISLYLEIDYPVLPLFHADLFVQDLVQRRGYFCSRFLVSALLGWACQAYSALKPDISVYSVEFFSEAEGCLAAMPSANTLTAVSALQLLCMTAVTQGRDDVALRYLQESVKVGRAMGLFGVQPGRPSANSWLDGYHDWRIAASYTAWGVFNWVSVHGLHYQRAEIEIPPQLPMPGDVESGPTMQGDYSAQLCPTKDTFRACCQLWVIFHQVLWSYYGQKQTGVPSQRVPIEFAEGIYRRLLMWADDLPLDLVRNELSNHGVMMMHIYFHAIVTDIFRPLLVEADSSKPLRLGSFTAPRATPEAAYLASVNQLKRLLLMYRLNFRTAMFSVVWQTGLIYVANAMMREVKAGSNEWRYYLHLCMAGLEDLYASYRVFGSIAKAILGIAIEHGALRSSEARRITNELEDLGRHHTAAKPLGDGREVANWIIDLDLAMTDPEAAQGSNLAEKFQELIIEDPSEEKKS